In Leopardus geoffroyi isolate Oge1 chromosome D1, O.geoffroyi_Oge1_pat1.0, whole genome shotgun sequence, a single window of DNA contains:
- the RELT gene encoding tumor necrosis factor receptor superfamily member 19L isoform X1 yields MAKQSGAARRENARPYAASRGWGPGGSSPGSDVGGGAGDHDARRRGCAPSRPGRRFIQKARSLRGCRCARGAGPGLPVCRGVERLELLLGGQAGDSWGPRMKLSLPHWPLSCLFVLLRWPLATPTSRTLWRCPPGEEPSLDLGQGTLCRSCPPGTFSASWGPGPCQPHARCSPRGRLEAQAGTATRDTLCGDCQPGWFAASGVPLVSCQPCSWTPLGTRSCYERGRRARRGVEVAAGASSAGDTRQLGNGTRAGGPEETAAQYAVIAIVPVFCLMGLLGILVCNLLKRKGYHCTAHKEVGPGPGGGGSGINPAYRAEDANEDTIGVLVRLITEKKENAAALEELLKEYHSKQLVQTSHRPVPRLPPGPLSMPHVCPHRHHLHTVQGLASLSGPCCSRCSQKKWPEVLLSPEAAAATTPTPRLLPNPARAPKAGAKAGRQGEITILSVGRFRVARIPEQRSSSAASEVKIVTEAGPSGGALPGSPQPGLPTEQQALLGSGGSHTKWLKPPAENKAEENRYVVRLNESNLVI; encoded by the exons ATGGCGAAACAGAGCGGCGCGGCCCGAAGGGAGAACGCGAGGCCCTACGCGGCCTCAAGGGGGTGGGGACCTGGGGGCTCGAGCCCGGGCTCTGACGTAGGGGGCGGGGCCGGAGACCATGACGCGCGGAGGCGGGGCTGCGCACCTTCCCGGCCCGGCCGGCGATTCATTCAAAAGGCGCGCAGCCTGCGCGGCTGCCGGTGCGCTCGCGGAGCCGGGCCCGGCCTGCCAGTCTGCCGAGGGGTTGAGCGGCTGGAGCTGCTGCTGGGCGGTCAG GCTGGTGACTCCTGGGGCCCGAGGATGAAGCTGAGCCTGCCACACTGGCCCCTGTCCTGCCTTTTTGTG CTGCTGCGCTGGCCTCTGGCCACTCCAACATCAAGGACCCTTTGGCGGTGCCCACCTGGGGAGGAGCCCAGCCTG GACCTGGGGCAGGGCACATTATGCAGGTCCTGTCCCCCCGGCACTTTCTCTGCTTCATGGGGCCCTGGCCCGTGCCAGCCCCACGCTCGCTGCAGCCCTCGAGGGAGGCTGGAGGCCCAGGCAGGCACAGCGACTCGAGACACCCTATGTGGAGACTGCCAGCCTGG GTGGTTTGCCGCTTCAGGGGTCCCCCTTGTCTCCTGTCAGCCGTGCTCCTGGACACCTCTGGGTACTCGCAGCTGTTATG AGCGGGGACGACGGGCCCGACGTGGTGTGGAGGTGGCAGCAGGGGCCAGCAGCGCTGGGGATACGCGGCAGCTTGGGAATGGCACGCGGGCAGGTGGCCCTGAGGAGACAGCTGCCCAGTATGCGGTTATTGCCATCGTGCCTGTCTTCTGCCTCATGGGGCTGCTGGGCATCCTGGTGTGCAACCTGCTCAAGCGGAAAGGCTACCACTGCACGGCCCACAAGGAGGTTGGGCCCGGCCCTGGAGGTGGAGGCAGCG GGATCAACCCCGCCTACCGGGCTGAGGACGCCAATGAGGACACCATTGGGGTCCTAGTACGCCTGATCACCGAGAAGAAAG AGAATGCCGCGGCCCTGGAGGAGCTGCTGAAGGAGTATCACAGCAAACAGCTGGTGCAGACCAGCCACAGGCCCGTACCCAG GCTGCCGCCGGGTCCCCTCAGCATGCCACACGTCTGCCCACATCGTCATCACCTCCACACCGTGCAGGGCCTGGCTTCACTCTCTGGCCCCTGCTGCTCCCGCTGCAGCCAGAAGAAGTGGCCTGAGGTGCTGCTGTCCCCTGAGGCCGCAGCTGCCACTACTCCTACTCCCAGACTCCTGCCCAACCCGGCCAGGGCTCCCAAGGCTGGGGCCAAGGCAGGACGCCAGGGCGAGATCACCATCTTGTCTGTGGGCAG GTTCCGAGTGGCCCGAATTCCTGAGCAACGGTCAAGTTCAGCGGCCTCTGAAGTGAAGATTGTCACAGAGGCTGGGCCCTCAGGGGGTGCTCTCCCTGGCTCCCCACAACCTGGCCTCCCCACTGAGCAGCAGGC
- the RELT gene encoding tumor necrosis factor receptor superfamily member 19L isoform X2 produces MPEWALAGFEFGPLDPWKTFLLEVSRSQFPIGLEAGDSWGPRMKLSLPHWPLSCLFVLLRWPLATPTSRTLWRCPPGEEPSLDLGQGTLCRSCPPGTFSASWGPGPCQPHARCSPRGRLEAQAGTATRDTLCGDCQPGWFAASGVPLVSCQPCSWTPLGTRSCYERGRRARRGVEVAAGASSAGDTRQLGNGTRAGGPEETAAQYAVIAIVPVFCLMGLLGILVCNLLKRKGYHCTAHKEVGPGPGGGGSGINPAYRAEDANEDTIGVLVRLITEKKENAAALEELLKEYHSKQLVQTSHRPVPRLPPGPLSMPHVCPHRHHLHTVQGLASLSGPCCSRCSQKKWPEVLLSPEAAAATTPTPRLLPNPARAPKAGAKAGRQGEITILSVGRFRVARIPEQRSSSAASEVKIVTEAGPSGGALPGSPQPGLPTEQQALLGSGGSHTKWLKPPAENKAEENRYVVRLNESNLVI; encoded by the exons ATGCCTGAGTGGGCCCTTGCTGGCTTTGAGTTTGGGCCTTTGGACCCCTGGAAGACTTTCCTCCTGGAAGTCTCAAGATCACAGTTCCCCATCGGCCTGGAG GCTGGTGACTCCTGGGGCCCGAGGATGAAGCTGAGCCTGCCACACTGGCCCCTGTCCTGCCTTTTTGTG CTGCTGCGCTGGCCTCTGGCCACTCCAACATCAAGGACCCTTTGGCGGTGCCCACCTGGGGAGGAGCCCAGCCTG GACCTGGGGCAGGGCACATTATGCAGGTCCTGTCCCCCCGGCACTTTCTCTGCTTCATGGGGCCCTGGCCCGTGCCAGCCCCACGCTCGCTGCAGCCCTCGAGGGAGGCTGGAGGCCCAGGCAGGCACAGCGACTCGAGACACCCTATGTGGAGACTGCCAGCCTGG GTGGTTTGCCGCTTCAGGGGTCCCCCTTGTCTCCTGTCAGCCGTGCTCCTGGACACCTCTGGGTACTCGCAGCTGTTATG AGCGGGGACGACGGGCCCGACGTGGTGTGGAGGTGGCAGCAGGGGCCAGCAGCGCTGGGGATACGCGGCAGCTTGGGAATGGCACGCGGGCAGGTGGCCCTGAGGAGACAGCTGCCCAGTATGCGGTTATTGCCATCGTGCCTGTCTTCTGCCTCATGGGGCTGCTGGGCATCCTGGTGTGCAACCTGCTCAAGCGGAAAGGCTACCACTGCACGGCCCACAAGGAGGTTGGGCCCGGCCCTGGAGGTGGAGGCAGCG GGATCAACCCCGCCTACCGGGCTGAGGACGCCAATGAGGACACCATTGGGGTCCTAGTACGCCTGATCACCGAGAAGAAAG AGAATGCCGCGGCCCTGGAGGAGCTGCTGAAGGAGTATCACAGCAAACAGCTGGTGCAGACCAGCCACAGGCCCGTACCCAG GCTGCCGCCGGGTCCCCTCAGCATGCCACACGTCTGCCCACATCGTCATCACCTCCACACCGTGCAGGGCCTGGCTTCACTCTCTGGCCCCTGCTGCTCCCGCTGCAGCCAGAAGAAGTGGCCTGAGGTGCTGCTGTCCCCTGAGGCCGCAGCTGCCACTACTCCTACTCCCAGACTCCTGCCCAACCCGGCCAGGGCTCCCAAGGCTGGGGCCAAGGCAGGACGCCAGGGCGAGATCACCATCTTGTCTGTGGGCAG GTTCCGAGTGGCCCGAATTCCTGAGCAACGGTCAAGTTCAGCGGCCTCTGAAGTGAAGATTGTCACAGAGGCTGGGCCCTCAGGGGGTGCTCTCCCTGGCTCCCCACAACCTGGCCTCCCCACTGAGCAGCAGGC